The Silene latifolia isolate original U9 population chromosome Y, ASM4854445v1, whole genome shotgun sequence sequence aaggagccatcgaggagtttttgcaagagctgctcgatcgagtgacttgtatctcctcgatcgagtggtttggtgatgatatttctcgatcgagtagattatttctcctcgatcgagtggtttcgtgtgttttagttaatttccgcctaatcatattatgggattttgtaattagtccatagattaggttttaggatggatttctAGTATAAGACTGAAAAAGAGTAACTACGTTACTCATCTCTTCCACACACACGTTAGTTTGACTCTATTTcttgtcactgttctttggattttgcctCTCTTttacttttgctactcggatttgggatACGATTGGTATTTTCGCTCTACTATTATTCTTAATTCCATTATTGTTTTTAATTCTTCCCTTCTTCTGAATCGTTATCATTGCTTCAATCGAATTGTTGTCAGTTTTATCATtatgtctagttttaattatttgttcgTTGTTACTGATAATTCgatggttatgagtagctaattttcttttgctaagactataggggatccgtaacatgaagggagagtaatcgatttattaggttaatgtcTTTGATCTTGTctctgttggttaaatgctacatttaattgtatctttctaattgagtcgacgcaattagacctataattcctagtgacccttgacctggaccgaaaggttggaaaaggtagattagtagcgaacaatagagtattgcagtgaggacgaaagttaagctgtttacactttagggtgaattaaggaccgaaaggtgacgttcgctgccccttagaccgaatttgcattgacctgaggcctagattactcgaccggatgattatggtgaaccgtttgtcttagctatttttctctatctgttattcccttcctttatttctcttcttcttgttctttttagtttagaaatcacattttataaacccccaatttggttacttgacgaacttagatttagccgacaaattcctacctctctgtggattcgacccgacttccctagctattttaGTTGGatccagttggttatttttgacaggtacgcgacagccgtgtcataaaccccaaacactcaacatgtgacaatttaccaaaatggcaaaaaacatTTCTAGCTTTAAACCTTTGACAACTTCAAACTTCCATTTTGGTAAAAAGTAAGATGTACAAATCTAGAGGTTTTGACTTGGTATTTGTAATCTTATTTTTCAGAATTGATTTCAAAACTTTGtatttcaattttcaaacctaTGAAAATATGGAATTTGTAAAGATTTGAACACTTATATTTTTTCACGAAAATTCTCCATTcgtagtatcagaaaccacagtgcatagcactgttgcatggttttgcagtcACTTGACTATTtaagaatgttacacttactcgtTTACAACGTTTGACTAAGGCTAAGGGATTTATTGCCTTAACTTCATCTTGATCATTCTTGAACCATCTTTGGAAATTCATTGAGTGCTTCAAATGCTAAACCTTATAACTAAGaagcaaacaattaaataacaatgaaagttggcatcaaccaagtgtgttctaacacaTGAGCTTCCATACCCCTTTTGCTTCAGCCCAACACCCTCGTGTCGCCAATGAATTTGATAGAAGAACACAAGTTGCAAAATCGTTGGGGTATTACTCCAAAAGCCTTTGTGACGCCCATTTCCCAACTTCAAGGTTTTCATACAATTTACAAGCACTAAGAAGAGATTTATAGATTGAAGGTCTTGGCAAATACTGCATACTTCTGATGAAGGCTTCAGCCTCGTATATATACCCAGCTCGACCAAACATGTCAATCAAAGAACTATAGAGGTTCATACTAATGGGATTATTAGGATAAAGCTTTCTTATAAAGTAATAGTACTTGAGTCCCTCTTTAATTAACCCGGAATGGCTAAAAGCTGAAATAACAATACAAAGGTATTTTGATCAGGTTGAATTTTTGCTCGTGTCATTTCTTCAAATAGATTAATAACTTCCTCCCCATAGCCATGATGACAAAATCCCGCTATTAGAGAATTCCATGATATCAAGTcacgttctttcattgtaaagaATACGTTTTTAGCATCACTGATTACACTAAATCTTCCATACATGGAAACAAGCCCATTTTGAACATGCAGATTGATCCCAACATCAATCTTGAAAGCAAGAGCATGGACTTGCTTGCCAAATTCAAGGCATGAAACCATTCCTATTGTTCTTAAAATGCAAGTCAGAGTCATGCAGTTACAGGCTACACCAGAGCGTATCATATCAAGGAAACATTCAAAAGCCTTTTCATTGTGTTCTAAATGTGAGAAACCAGCGATACTGGCATTCCACAAAACTTGATCCCGTTTCTCAATACATGAATAAATTCTCTCATAGTCTTCTAAGCTACATTTACACTCTGTATATACACTCACAAGACTAATCTTAATATACTCGTTAGACTGTAAACCCTCGCGTATATTGTGGCCATGAATCTGCTTACAATGATCGAGATGAACTTTCCCAGAAAATGAGCTTAACTAACCGTTAAAAGTAACAATATTCGGCTTTTCACGCAATCGCTTCATCTTCCTAAACATATTCATAGCTTCATGAGGTAATCCATCCCGTGAAAAGGCAACAATCACGGTGGTCCAGGTTACATCACTCCTCTCctgcattccgtcaaacacccgCCTCGCCTTTTCTAAACCCCGGCATTTCGCATACATATTAATCAGACCAGTGCCCACCGGCCACCACCACATTCGACGACACCCCATTATTCAAACACAACCCATAAAGCTGAACACCAACCTCTCCACCATCATCCAACCGCGTGCACCCGACTAAAGCAAACGGAACTGTTGGAATATTAATCTAGAAAAATCTAGATATATGCATTAGAAATATTTCCTGAAATTGTCTTTGTAAAAATCTACCTCAAGGCTCTAGATTATTCTACAATGAAATAGAATGTTAGAAAGGTAGACTTAAGGAGCCTATAAATAGGTCTCATAAGATCACTTGTATGTGTGTAGCCTCTAGCTCTAACATGGAGCTATGAAGGTCATACCACGAACATCGTCTCCCCCCAAAAACCATGTAATATAATAcacattcaaaatataaataaaatcatCCATGATTGGAATATCGTATCCACTGCGTTCCGCTGCTAAAATTCCAACATGCATGTTGAAGTATGAGACTTTTAGTAGGTTCTAGAAgtttccggaatgttctagatttATCCGGAATGTGCTAGAATAATGTAGAAACAACTAGAAGAGTCTAGAAGAGTCTAGAAGGATCTATAAGGGTCATGTATATTCTAggtttatgtagaacaacctaGAACCTTCTAGACATATGTATAAGTGGTAAGGAACTCTAGAGAGTTCCATGTCTAGGCCACTCTAGAATGTCCTATTCTAGAGTGTTCTTAGGATATATGAGGAGGAGAAACTCTATAATAGAGGACATCCTCTCCCATTTTAATGTACCCAAGTGTATCCCAAAAAAATTCACAAACAAATAATACACAAACTAATTCCTTCAACTAATCTAAACTCCAACTAATCAACTAATCAAACTAACAACTAATCTCCACTCTACTTCCTATACTCCCCCATACACcaacaagtggtattagagccagGTTCCGATCCTGGGAcctgtgggttatgttggagctagtgtcctccacagttagtgtgataacgtgtataaatctcttataggttcacagggtatacttagtattttatcagttcattaacgtttactaataacggttggcttgctagaagtttgacgttattatcataccgatggcggtgatcaactggtccctaaaagtcacacctaaaggatgtgtttgagagatgtgattatatgaaaatataatcacattgatgccttatatgactaaaaggttagtccatgtatttgactaaaaggttagtcaatgtgatgatgagacgattatttaattcaattaaataatatcagctgagacgaattaattgttaattcataaAATTGAacataaactgttatatttaattaatgtgtataatgttagcttaaacgaattaagatgtcgTAAACATCTTGATGAGagagaaagctagagagagaaaagcTCTAAAGTCTTAAACCCTAATAAAATCTATTACAACGATGACGGCTCTGAAATCTATGTCAAACCGCTTTTCGCCATTAAATTCTACAACTAAATCTGCTTTACAATCTTCCAAAGCTTATGTCGTGGGCTCATCTACTAAACATATCCCTAAAGGAGGTGACTTGGTTCCTTCTTCGTC is a genomic window containing:
- the LOC141629391 gene encoding pentatricopeptide repeat-containing protein At1g11290, chloroplastic-like; this translates as MGCRRMWWWPVGTGLINMYAKCRGLEKARRVFDGMQERSDVTWTTVIVAFSRDGLPHEAMNMFRKMKRLREKPNIVTFNECKCSLEDYERIYSCIEKRDQVLWNASIAGFSHLEHNEKAFECFLDMIRSGVACNCMTLTCILRTIGMVSCLEFGKQVHALAFKIDVGINLHVQNGLVSMYGRFSVISDAKNVFFTMKEPFSHSGLIKEGLKYYYFIRKLYPNNPISMNLYSSLIDMFGRAGYIYEAEAFIRSMQYLPRPSIYKSLLSACKLYENLEVGKWASQRLLE